The following are from one region of the Salvia splendens isolate huo1 chromosome 2, SspV2, whole genome shotgun sequence genome:
- the LOC121792123 gene encoding uncharacterized protein LOC121792123 yields MHAVKQPSSRSVEMSMDMDVVRQERSLGQRQNVVSVGEKTPLPWIEKARLLQGKHRVRHSFSQPSDDRGLDFTENASAEKVRSRYAGNERKPRVGGRAFDDNELVKHMSNLPGFLQHVEKDNTIQDKALNFGVLDWKRLEKWKYTERMPGKLLRKASPTSDSFVSASGLPKISPNLKRQPSLHTPYPSLSHSAKQPVADGSSSQQPHPPQSLFIKSSKEGRNSKYQKEEEYVEYLKSKGKERCNQKYHTAESIRIVMQQNHFKQTEKYSDQYSSETIAYKSKMNPQKETVSEREASSSSSKQRKQKVAPLPPNKVRAYGKKSERRYDELKLTSGCSAPEPQNIVLLVPKDLQEKGRSESSQITESRTSLDTKLSAVAVTGNRLSGFCSPRELYSGGYSDIPHSCPLPSSSMKPHDLLASHATDADIFPNADSITSTSSEAKFSDMSEEDIRASAYIEASTRKQSINGEQSTAKGRSPSPTRRFSFNLGKMGRSFSFKESSEVPQLCSTYTPVKSAPVRSEVSRSMDSVDKDQANSSSKARSSPLRRLLDPLLKQKTSSDTVRPLNGSLRSMTASPTGIKGPPQDKRPDESNFQALLQLTFKNGLPFFRLVVENRKDMLAAAVKRLPTSEKNDPCMVYSFYTVHEIKKKSMNWINHGSKSKTCSLGYSIIGQMKISTVYHLKANREGTSECDARECVLYGVDPGQVDKQMLAFVPKKEIAAIVVKNSSKRVNGGEFMDKNQRSEGRNFPQLVFPASLESQEKANSNGTIVILPGAVHGIPIKGTPSSLISRWRSGGCCDCGGWDVGCKLRILADSRKGSYNIQESASSSVDHVNLFMQGGEHTGRPVFSLKPFSDEFYSIEMDPSISLLEAFATSVAHLTCRKIPEIIDDKGQSEAEHVPEPNPRADRRKPPLFQEQIPAKYVTCPPLSPVGRS; encoded by the exons ATGCATGCCGTCAAGCAGCCTAGTTCCAGAAGTGTAGAAATGTCTATGGACATGGATGTTGTACGACAAGAGAGGAGCTTGGGACAAAGACAAAATGTGGTTTCTGTTGGAGAGAAAACTCCATTGCCCTGGATAGAAAAGGCTAGGCTGCTTCAAGGGAAGCACAGGGTTCGACATTCTTTTAGCCAGCCATCCGATGATCGGGGATTGGATTTTACTGAGAATGCAAGTGCTGAGAAAGTCCGGTCTAGATATGCAGGAAATGAGCGAAAGCCTCGGGTTGGAGGCAGGGCATTTGATGATAATGAGCTTGTAAAGCACATGTCTAATTTACCTGGCTTTCTCCAGCATGTAGAGAAGGACAATACCATCCAGGACAAGGCTCTGAACTTTGGTGTTCTTGACTGGAAACGTTTGGAGAAGTGGAAGTACACTGAGCGTATGCCTGGAAAACTTCTCAGGAAAGCTTCACCAACTAGCGATTCATTTGTTTCAGCAAGTGGGCTGCCAAAAATAAGTCCAAACTTGAAAAGACAACCCTCTTTACATACTCCTTACCCCAGTTTGTCACATTCGGCCAAGCAACCAGTGGCAGATGGTTCATCATCTCAGCAACCACATCCTCCTCAAAGTTTATTTATCAAGTCATCAAAGGAAGGAAGAAATAGTAAATACCAGAAGGAAGAAGAATATGTTGAGTATCTCAAATCTAAAGGAAAGGAAAGATGCAACCAAAAATATCACACTGCAGAAAGTATTAGGATTGTGATGCAGCAAAACCATTTTAAGCAAACAGAGAAGTATTCTGACCAATATTCTTCTGAAACAATTGCATACAAGAGCAAGATGAATCCACAGAAAGAGACAGTGTCAGAAAGGGAAGCTTCTTCTTCGTCATCCAAGCAGAGGAAACAAAAGGTTGCTCCCCTTCCACCCAACAAAGTTAGAGCTTATGGGAAGAAGAGTGAGAGGAGATATGATGAATTGAAACTTACCTCTGGATGTTCAGCACCAGAGCCACAAAATATAGTGCTTCTTGTTCCCAAAGATTTACAAGAAAAAGGTCGCTCAGAAAGTTCACAGATAACAGAATCCAGGACCTCACTTGATACAAAATTATCAGCAGTAGCAGTGACAGGGAACCGATTGTCTGGTTTCTGTTCACCCCGGGAGCTGTATTCTGGAGGATACTCTGATATTCCCCATTCTTGTCCTCTTCCATCAAGTTCCATGAAGCCCCATGACTTGTTAGCTTCTCATGCAACTGATGCAGATATTTTCCCAAATGCAGATTCTATCACCTCCACGTCATCTGAAGCTAAATTTTCAGATATGAGCGAAGAAGATATAAGGGCCTCAGCTTATATTGAGGCTTCCACTAGAAAACAAAGTATCAATGGTGAACAGTCCACTGCCAAAGGAAGATCTCCCTCACCTACACGACGGTTCAGCTTTAACCTGGGAAAGATGGGCAGAAGTTTTAGCTTTAAGGAAAGCTCAGAAGTTCCACAATTGTGTTCTACATATACTCCTGTAAAATCGGCCCCGGTGAGGTCTGAAGTTTCCCGTAGCATGGATAGCGTTGATAAGGATCAGGCAAATTCTAGTAGCAAAGCAAGGTCCAGCCCTTTAAGGAGATTGCTGGACCCATTGCTCAAGCAAAAAACAAGTAGTGATACTGTTCGACCACTAAATGGAAGCTTGCGCTCCATGACGGCCAGTCCCACAGGCATCAAGGGACCACCTCAAGATAAGAGGCCTGATGAATCAAATTTTCAGGCTCTTTTGCAACTCACTTTCAAGAATGGGCTACCTTTCTTTAGACTAGTGGTGGAGAACAGGAAGGACATGCTAGCTGCGGCTGTGAAGAGATTGCCAACTTCTGAAAAGAATGATCCttgcatggtttactcattctACACCGTTCATGAGATTAAGAAAAAGAGCATGAACTGGATTAATCACGGGTCAAAGAGCAAAACTTGTAGCCTTGGCTATAGTATAATTGGTCAGATGAAGATTTCAACTGTTTATCATCTGAAAGCAAACAGAGAGGGTACTAGTGAATGTGATGCAAGGGAATGCGTCCTGTACGGTGTTGATCCAGGTCAGGTAGATAAGCAAATGCTTGCATTTGTGCCTAAGAAGGAGATTGCAGCGATTGTAGTCAAAAACTCTAGTAAAAGGGTCAATGGTGGAGAGTTTATGGATAAAAACCAACGATCTGAAGGGAGGAATTTCCCACAGCTTGTGTTCCCAGCATCATTAGAAAGCCAAGAAAAAGCAAATTCTAATGGCACAATAGTCATCCTTCCTGGCGCAGTTCATGGTATACCTATCAAAGGCACACCTTCCTCATTAATTAGTCGATGGAGATCTGGTGGTTGTTGTGATTGTGGAGGATGGGACGTGGGCTGCAAGCTGCGGATACTTGCTGACAGCAGAAAAGGCAGTTACAATATTCAGGAATCAGCGTCAAGCTCTGTTGATCATGTTAATCTTTTCATGCAG GGTGGAGAGCACACGGGCAGACCTGTTTTCAGCTTAAAACCATTTAGCGATGAGTTCTATTCTATCGAAATGGATCCATCGATTTCTTTGTTGGAGGCATTTGCTACAAGTGTAGCGCATCTTACTTGCCGAAAAATTCCTGAAATTATAGATGACAAAGGTCAGTCAGAAGCAGAGCATGTTCCAGAGCCGAATCCAAGAGCTGATAGAAGGAAACCACCGCTGTTTCAAGAGCAAATCCCTGCAAAGTACGTTACGTGCCCACCCTTGTCTCCAGTTGGAAGGAGTTAG
- the LOC121764089 gene encoding uncharacterized protein LOC121764089 — protein MEVSNFSAMCFKPQLNRSSLFRDATNDAVLHCRERSRLAALCANSGGMLRHHLYPCPHRRNDVVLGGREDTRTSRAVNYVRGSRSRLLVSCQVTREESGGTMSGESILLNEQTLERELQIAIEEENYSQAAKIRDSLRLLQEDSKASVLAANSLFYNSFRNGDLASMQALWSKGNHVCVVHPGVSGISGYDLVMGSWEFVWADYEFPLEIEIKDVQVHVRGEVGYVTCIEMVKTKGSSWGRHFASNVFEKIDGQWFLCIHHASYVDL, from the exons ATGGAGGTGTCAAATTTTTCCGCGATGTGTTTCAAGCCCCAGCTGAACCGTTCTAGTTTATTTAGGGACGCAACAAATGAT GCAGTGTTGCACTGCAGAGAACGTAGTCGTTTAGCTGCCTTGTGCGCCAACAGTGGTGGGATGCTTCGTCATCATCTTTACCCTTGTCCTCACAGGCGAAACGATGTGGTTTTAGGTGGAAGAGAAGATACTCGAACTTCACG AGCAGTGAATTATGTGCGAGGATCGAGATCGCGGTTGCTGGTATCATGTCAGGTGACGAGGGAAGAGTCTGGTGGAACCATGAGTGGTGAAAGCATCTTGCTGAACGAACAGACATTGGAGCGGGAGTTGCAGATTGCCATTGAGGAAGAGAACTATTCCCAGGCAGCAAAGATCAGGGACAGCCTTCGACTTCTCCAGGAGGATAGCAAGGCTTCAGTCTTAGCAGCAAACTCCCTATTTTACAACTCGTTCAGAAATGGGGATTTAGCTTCCATGCAAGCCCTCTGGTCGAAGGGCAACCATGTGTGTGTCGTGCACCCTGGTGTGAGTGGCATCTCTGGTTATGACCTGGTGATGGGGAGCTGGGAATTTGTTTGGGCTGACTACGAGTTCCCCCTCGAGATTGAGATCAAGGACGTACAGGTCCACGTGAGAGGTGAGGTTGGCTACGTTACCTGCATCGAAATGGTGAAGACCAAGGGCAGTAGCTGGGGAAGGCATTTTGCGTCGAATGTTTTTGAGAAGATTGATGGTCAATGGTTTCTATGCATTCACCATGCCTCATATGTTGATCTTTGA